A single region of the Eleginops maclovinus isolate JMC-PN-2008 ecotype Puerto Natales chromosome 4, JC_Emac_rtc_rv5, whole genome shotgun sequence genome encodes:
- the LOC134863539 gene encoding ubiquitin-like protein 7 isoform X1: protein MMSNPPKQIKLEVAMASLDWHLSLKMLDQPKSTFHFPDMMPGDVPPGGYRIATVKQLVAAQIPDSFPDPELIEFVHCGRKLKDDLTLDACGIQPGSTLHLLKKTWPESESRSEPVNRATAAREFRVFHAALHSLNSAYRDSVYKMLTNKESLDQIIVATPGLRSDPVALGVLQDKDLFVQFTDPSMLDVLMSSHPALVNAIILVLHSVAGSMPAQSSSSSSRNVSASSYSDMPGGFMFEGMSDDEDDFQSGGSAGPSHRAGGSVGIRPVSLSHSGATGPRPITQSELATALALASTPDSSAVTPTTSSQSDPSSGVAPMPAGTPVSNDLFSQALQQALQASNMSALQGRWQSQMQQLRDMGIQDEDLMLRVLQATDGDIQAALELIFAGGPGL, encoded by the exons ATGATGTCAAACCCCCCCAAACAGATTAAGCTGGAG GTAGCGATGGCTTCTTTAGACTGGCACCTGTCCCTGAAGATGCTGGATCAGCCCAAATCCACCTTCCACTTCCCAGACATGATGCCTGGGGATGTTCCTCCTGGAGGATACAGAATCGCAACTGTAAAACAGCTTGTTGCAGCACAGATCCCAGACTCCTTCCCAGATCCTGAACTAATAG AGTTTGTCCACTGTGGGCGGAAGCTGAAGGACGACCTTACTCTGGATGCCTGCGGGATTCAACCGGGATCCACCTTACACCTCCTTAAAAAGACCTGGCCAGAGTCAGAGAGCCGTTCAG aGCCTGTGAACAGAGCAACAGCAGCCAGGGAGTTTAGGGTGTTTCACGCTGCCCTACACTCTCTAAACTCTGCCTACAGAGACTCA GTTTATAAAATGCTGACGAATAAAGAGTCTCTGGATCAGATCATCGTGGCTACACCAGGGCTCAGGTCAGACCCAGTTGCCCTAG GGGTTCTTCAAGACAAAGATCTCTTCGTGCAGTTCACAGACCCCAGCATGCTAGATGT ATTGATGTCTTCACATCCGGCCCTCGTCAATGCCATCATCCTGGTGCTGCACTCTGTGGCCGGCAGCATGCCCGCTCAGTCCAGCTCTAGCTCCTCTCGCAATGTCTCAGCCAGCTCCTACAGTGATATGCCAG GGGGCTTCATGTTTGAGGGCATGTCTGACGATGAGGACGACTTCCAGTCT ggggGCTCGGCAGGTCCCTCACACAGAGCAGGAGGCTCGGTGGGAATACGGCCAGTGTCTCTGAGTCACAGCGGAGCGACGGGCCCTCGACCAATCACGCAGAGCGAGCTGGCCACAGCGTTGGCCCTCGCCAGCACTCCGGACAGCAGTGCGGTCACGCCAACAACTTCTAGCCAG TCGGACCCCTCGAGTGGCGTAGCCCCCATGCCAGCAGGGACCCCAGTGAGTAACGATCTCTTCAGCCAGGCACTACAGCAAGCTCTGCAAGCCTCCAACATGTCTGCTCTACAG GGCCGCTGGCAGTCCCAGATGCAGCAGCTCAGGGACATGGGGATCCAGGATGAGGATCTGAtgctgagggtgctgcaggCCACAGATGGTGACATCCAAGCTGCCCTGGAGCTCATATTTGCTGGAGGCCCCGGACTCTGA
- the LOC134863539 gene encoding ubiquitin-like protein 7 isoform X2 has protein sequence MASLDWHLSLKMLDQPKSTFHFPDMMPGDVPPGGYRIATVKQLVAAQIPDSFPDPELIEFVHCGRKLKDDLTLDACGIQPGSTLHLLKKTWPESESRSEPVNRATAAREFRVFHAALHSLNSAYRDSVYKMLTNKESLDQIIVATPGLRSDPVALGVLQDKDLFVQFTDPSMLDVLMSSHPALVNAIILVLHSVAGSMPAQSSSSSSRNVSASSYSDMPGGFMFEGMSDDEDDFQSGGSAGPSHRAGGSVGIRPVSLSHSGATGPRPITQSELATALALASTPDSSAVTPTTSSQSDPSSGVAPMPAGTPVSNDLFSQALQQALQASNMSALQGRWQSQMQQLRDMGIQDEDLMLRVLQATDGDIQAALELIFAGGPGL, from the exons ATGGCTTCTTTAGACTGGCACCTGTCCCTGAAGATGCTGGATCAGCCCAAATCCACCTTCCACTTCCCAGACATGATGCCTGGGGATGTTCCTCCTGGAGGATACAGAATCGCAACTGTAAAACAGCTTGTTGCAGCACAGATCCCAGACTCCTTCCCAGATCCTGAACTAATAG AGTTTGTCCACTGTGGGCGGAAGCTGAAGGACGACCTTACTCTGGATGCCTGCGGGATTCAACCGGGATCCACCTTACACCTCCTTAAAAAGACCTGGCCAGAGTCAGAGAGCCGTTCAG aGCCTGTGAACAGAGCAACAGCAGCCAGGGAGTTTAGGGTGTTTCACGCTGCCCTACACTCTCTAAACTCTGCCTACAGAGACTCA GTTTATAAAATGCTGACGAATAAAGAGTCTCTGGATCAGATCATCGTGGCTACACCAGGGCTCAGGTCAGACCCAGTTGCCCTAG GGGTTCTTCAAGACAAAGATCTCTTCGTGCAGTTCACAGACCCCAGCATGCTAGATGT ATTGATGTCTTCACATCCGGCCCTCGTCAATGCCATCATCCTGGTGCTGCACTCTGTGGCCGGCAGCATGCCCGCTCAGTCCAGCTCTAGCTCCTCTCGCAATGTCTCAGCCAGCTCCTACAGTGATATGCCAG GGGGCTTCATGTTTGAGGGCATGTCTGACGATGAGGACGACTTCCAGTCT ggggGCTCGGCAGGTCCCTCACACAGAGCAGGAGGCTCGGTGGGAATACGGCCAGTGTCTCTGAGTCACAGCGGAGCGACGGGCCCTCGACCAATCACGCAGAGCGAGCTGGCCACAGCGTTGGCCCTCGCCAGCACTCCGGACAGCAGTGCGGTCACGCCAACAACTTCTAGCCAG TCGGACCCCTCGAGTGGCGTAGCCCCCATGCCAGCAGGGACCCCAGTGAGTAACGATCTCTTCAGCCAGGCACTACAGCAAGCTCTGCAAGCCTCCAACATGTCTGCTCTACAG GGCCGCTGGCAGTCCCAGATGCAGCAGCTCAGGGACATGGGGATCCAGGATGAGGATCTGAtgctgagggtgctgcaggCCACAGATGGTGACATCCAAGCTGCCCTGGAGCTCATATTTGCTGGAGGCCCCGGACTCTGA